TCTACCTTGAGCAAAGTTAAACCACAAGCCGGGGCCGTTGGCCCGGCTTGACTACGATCTTGAGACTGTAAGATTTTAATAATTTTCTCTACCTCTAACTTGCCTCGCCCAACTTCTAGTAGCGTTCCAACAATTGTCCGCACCATATAACGCAAAAATCCATTACCTGAAACTTGAAAAATTAACTTATCCTCTTTTTCTTCTATCTCAATACTAGTAATAGTGCGGATACAAGAATGTGTTTCTGGTGCTGTAGCAAAAGCAGCAAAATTATGTGTCCCAATTAAATTACTAGCTGCTATTTGTAAGTTAAGTAAATTTAATTTATATGGATAATGATAAAAGTAACGATACTTAAAAGGACTAACTATTTCTCCTATCCCAACTTGATAACGATAGCTTTTTCCTTTTGCTGAAAATCTAGCATGAAAATCCTGTGCGACTTCTTCAACACTGCTAACACGAATATCTAAAGGTAAATTACCATTAATTGCACGTTTTAACTTATCACAAGCAATCTGTTTTTCTGTTAAAAAACTAGCTACTTGTCCAAAAGCGTGAACTCCTGCATCAGTACGGCCTGCACCATGTAATATTATT
The window above is part of the Blastocatellia bacterium genome. Proteins encoded here:
- the truA gene encoding tRNA pseudouridine(38-40) synthase TruA — translated: MRNIKLTLQYDGTNYCGWQIQPNGTTIQGILTEILRRITSEKIILHGAGRTDAGVHAFGQVASFLTEKQIACDKLKRAINGNLPLDIRVSSVEEVAQDFHARFSAKGKSYRYQVGIGEIVSPFKYRYFYHYPYKLNLLNLQIAASNLIGTHNFAAFATAPETHSCIRTITSIEIEEKEDKLIFQVSGNGFLRYMVRTIVGTLLEVGRGKLEVEKIIKILQSQDRSQAGPTAPACGLTLLKVDY